Proteins found in one Zea mays cultivar B73 chromosome 1, Zm-B73-REFERENCE-NAM-5.0, whole genome shotgun sequence genomic segment:
- the LOC100279446 gene encoding uncharacterized protein LOC100279446 has product MAIDKVDAKEREKIEAVRKLLCKQAPLSAKQAQYCNDACLERFLRSRGDSVKKAAKHLRTVLSWRESVGADHIMADEFSAELADGVAFVSGHDDDGRPVVVFRIKQDYPKFHSQKSFVRLLVFTLEVAVACMSRFVDQFVVLFDASFFRSASAFLNLLMGTLKIVADYYPGRLHRAFVIDPPSLFSVLWKGVRPFVELAPATAVVCSLDFEDSLEDASFTAYPRTASLRFEPAAVVGKNPGVGSVSSRFSVTPTDNPIKPWYLSTIPTSVGSRSVVPTSSSPSLVGASPLSARSFSFASPATLRSTVATPPPFPRGAGAPLTPSSAAKAQKTPPQPQQFPRTPRPSFLQSPSMLFAFRKDGQASRVERERESFLPYLRFYRRPYDEISYRAKMRPPLGGLISIVGDKFRQKPVPQPQPLRRHAGLHHQHHYQQQQRI; this is encoded by the exons ATGGCCATCGACAAGGTGGACGCCAAGGAGAGGGAGAAGATCGAGGCCGTACGCAAGCTGCTGTGCAAGCAGGCGCCGCTCTCCGCGAAGCAG GCGCAGTACTGCAACGACGCGTGCTTGGAGCGGTTCCTGCGGTCGCGGGGGGACAGCGTCAAGAAGGCGGCGAAGCACCTGAGGACCGTCCTCTCATGGAGGGAGAGCGTCGGAGCTG ATCACATCATGGCCGACGAGTTCTCCGCCGAGCTCGCCGACGGCGTGGCCTTCGTCTCCGGCCACGACGACGACGGCCGCCCAGTCGTG GTGTTTCGAATCAAGCAGGACTACCCCAAGTTCCACTCTCAGAAATC GTTCGTGCGCCTGCTGGTGTTCACGCTGGAGGTGGCCGTGGCGTGCATGTCCCGGTTCGTGGACCAGTTCGTCGTCCTCTTCGACGCAA GCTTTTTCCGCTCGGCGTCGGCTTTCCTCAACCTACTCATGGGCACGCTCAAGATCGTCGCCGACTACTACCCCGGCCGCCTCCACCGCGCCTTCGTCATCGACCCGCCCTCCCTCTTCTCCGTCCTCTGGAAG GGGGTGCGGCCGTTCGTGGAGCTGGCGCCAGCGACGGCGGTGGTGTGCTCCCTGGACTTCGAGGACTCGCTCGAGGACGCGTCTTTCACGGCGTACCCGCGGACCGCGTCGCTGCGGTTCGAGCCGGCGGCCGTCGTGGGGAAGAACCCGGGCGTGGGGTCGGTCTCGTCGCGGTTCTCCGTCACCCCCACCGACAACCCCATCAAGCCGTGGTACCTCTCCACCATCCCCACCTCGGTGGGCTCCCGCTCCGTGGTGCCCACCTCCAGCAGCCCGTCGCTGGTCGGCGCGTCCCCGCTCTCCGCGCGCTCCTTCTCCTTCGCCTCGCCCGCCACGCTGCGCTCCACGGTCGCCACGCCGCCGCCGTTCccgcgcggcgcgggcgcgccccTGACGCCGTCCTCCGCCGCCAAGGCCCAGAAGACCCCGCCGCAGCCGCAGCAGTTCCCGCGGACGCCGCGCCCGTCGTTCCTGCAGTCGCCGTCGATGCTGTTCGCGTTCCGGAAGGACGGGCAGGCCAGCCGCGTGGAGCGCGAGCGCGAGTCCTTCCTCCCGTACCTGCGCTTCTACCGCCGGCCCTACGACGAGATTTCCTACCGCGCCAAGATGCGCCCCCCGCTCGGCGGCCTCATATCCATCGTCGGCGACAAGTTCAGGCAGAAGCCggtgccgcagccgcagccgctgCGTCGCCACGCTGGGCTCCACCACCAGCACCATTACCAGCAGCAGCAGAGGATCTGA